Proteins encoded by one window of Haematobia irritans isolate KBUSLIRL chromosome 2, ASM5000362v1, whole genome shotgun sequence:
- the Arpc1 gene encoding actin-related protein 2/3 complex, subunit 1A — MAEVFTFGGSLAPITCHAWNKDRTQIALSPNNNEIHIYKRDNNDWKLVDILNQHDLRVMGIDWAENTNRIVSCAADRNAYVWQQSEDGKWKPTLVLLRINRAATCVKWSPAENKFAVGSGARLISVCYFESENDWWVSKHIKKPIRSTITSLDWHPNNILLAAGSTDYKVRIFSAYIKDIEDQPCPTPWGNRMPLGNLMAEFRNSNTYGGGWINSVRFSSDGNKVCWVSHDSCISVADANNSNVIVRCKTEFLPFLACEWVSTSSIVVAGHSCVPLVYMWNGDKLTLTQKLDKSQKKEAGGISAMRIFQSLDRNLRTENSDTLVDSIHQNAITCIRLYDGEKYDANKVSTSGIDGQLVIWNINKNINNDMKALMI; from the exons ATGGCCGAAGTATTTACATTTGGAGGATCATTGGCTCCTATTACATGCCATGCTTGGAATAAAGATAGAACTC AAATCGCCTTGTCTCCAAATAACAATGAAATTCACATTTATAAACGAGACAATAATGATTGGAAATTAGTGGACATTCTGAACCAACATGATTTGCGGGTAATGGGAATTGATTGGGCAGAAAATACCAATCGAATTGTTAGTTGTGCCGCAGACCGTAATGCTTATGTCTGGCAGCAATCTGAAGACGGAAAGTGGAAACCAACTTTAGTTTTGCTACGCATCAATAGGGCTGCGACTTGTGTCAAATGGTCACcagcagaaaataaatttgctgTTGGTTCAGGAGCACGTCTAATATCAGTTTGTTACTTTGAGTCGGAAAATGATTGGTGGGTATCGAAACATATCAAGAAACCAATAAGGTCGACCATAACGTCTCTCGATTGGCACCCAAATAATATACTTTTGGCGGCAGGTTCCACCGACTATAAG GTTCGaattttttcggcatatattaaaGATATAGAAGATCAGCCTTGTCCAACCCCATGGGGAAATCGTATGCCTCTTGGAAATTTAATGGCTGAGTTTAGAAATTCAAACACATACGGTGGGGGATGGATTAACAGCGTTAGGTTTTCTAGCGATGGTAACAAGGTTTGCTGGGTTAGCCACGACAGCTGTATAAGTGTCGCTGATGCAAATAATTCCAATGTAATTGTAAGATGTAAAACGgagtttcttccatttttggcttgTGAATGGGTGTCAACTTCGTCAATTGTTGTAGCAGGTCATAGCTGCGTACCATTAGTATATATGTGGAATGGTGATAAATTAACTCTTACGCAGAAACTTGACAAATCGCAGAAAAAAGAGGCTGGTGGTATATCAGCTATGCGTATTTTCCAATCCCTTGATCGAAACTTGCGTACGGAAAATTCAGACACTCTGGTGGACTCAATACATCAGAACGCAATCACATGTATTCGGCTTTATGATGGTGAAAAATACGACGCAAACAAAGTTAGTACATCTGGAATTGATGGGCAGTTGGTGATTTGGAATATTAACAAGAACATAAATAATGATATGAAAGCCCTTATGATATAA